GACCAGGCCGCGGACGGCAAAGGCTTTGTCGTCCGAGGGCGTCCTGGTTATGACGAATCAGACCGGCGTCGGGGCGGTCAGCAGTGCAATGGCTCCGTCCATGTGCCGGTTTATGGAAAGCAGGACTTCACTGCTGTCCCCGGATTCGATGGCACTGATGATGTCCAGATGCTCATCGACGGCTTCGTGCGGCAGGGCGTATTTTCCTTCCAGGCGTGCGATGCACTGGCGGGTCTGAACAAGGAAGGTTTCTGACATCCGTTCCAAGCGACTGTTGCGCAGGCTTGCCACGAGTATTTCGTGGAACCGCTGGTCGGCCCGGGTCAGTTCGGCGGAATCGCCGGTGTCCACGGACCGGGCCATTGTCATGTATTCCTTGCGCAGGCTGTCCAAGACGGTTGAATCGGGTGAGGACGCTAGGTTCAGGGCTGCCGAAGTCTCTATCGCCCGGCGGGCGTTGTAAATATCGACGATGTCGTCGGGAGAAATTTCCGTCACAAAGACACCACGGTGCGCGAAGGAGGTCAGCAGGCCTTCCTGCACGAGTCGCTGCATGGCTTCACGAACCGTCCCGCGGCTGACACCGAATCCTGCAGCCACTTCCGGCTCTACGAGTTGCTGGCCGTCAGCAAGGACTCCGTCTGCGATGGCGGCGCGAAGTTTCGCGGTGATCATTTCCGGCATGGATAGGTTCGTCAGTTTTCCAAATGCTGGGGTGGCTGCGCCCATGGCCCTCCTCTGAACGGCGTCTGGTATTTCACATCAGTGTAACGCAGAAACAGTTCTTCGTCCGATCGTTTGACAATCCAACGTT
The DNA window shown above is from Arthrobacter sp. NicSoilB8 and carries:
- a CDS encoding GntR family transcriptional regulator produces the protein MGAATPAFGKLTNLSMPEMITAKLRAAIADGVLADGQQLVEPEVAAGFGVSRGTVREAMQRLVQEGLLTSFAHRGVFVTEISPDDIVDIYNARRAIETSAALNLASSPDSTVLDSLRKEYMTMARSVDTGDSAELTRADQRFHEILVASLRNSRLERMSETFLVQTRQCIARLEGKYALPHEAVDEHLDIISAIESGDSSEVLLSINRHMDGAIALLTAPTPV